CGGGGCCGGTGATGCGTATTCAGCGCACTTTCGAAGACGCGCTGCACGGCGACCTGACACAGCGTATTCGCTTGCGTGAAAAAGACGAGCTGAGGGCGACCGCCGACCAGCTGAACCATATGCTCGATTCACTGCAGTCGCGCATTCGCCGCATCGACCAGATGTCGCGCTTCATGCACGATACACTCGAATCCATGCTGCTCGAAGCCCCGCCTGAAAAGAAAGAGCAGCTTTTGAAGCTCGACGACCTCGCCCGCGGGGTTAAAGAAGCCATTGCGGATTTTAAACTGCAATAGACCGGCACGGCTATAAGACCCTACACGCTCTGGCCCGAATTATATGCGGCCGTGATGGCCGACATCGACTACGCCGCGTGGTTTAGGTTCGCTCTGAACTCGATCGGGCGACCCGGTAAACATCATATTCTGGAACTCTTTGCCGGCCATGCTCCGATGGCTCCGATAGCAATGGCCTATGGGCACGTGAATCTTGCGCTGGATATCGAACCCAAGATGCTTGAACACGCGACTGGTGCGCGTGCAGCAGCCAACGCGCTCTTTTTGCCACTCGCAGACGGCATATTCGACCTGGCGCTCGCGACCAATGCTTCGATCAACTATTTGCCAGAGAATGCCGCGCTTGCGCACCACTTATCTGAAATCGGTCGCGTACTGAAACCGGGCGCGGTCTATGTCTTCGACTGCTGCACGCCGGGGCGCGCAGAAACTCTGCACTTGCGATCGATGCGGTCAGCCACAGGTGAAGTTGAATTCTCTCACCAATATGACCGGGTGAAAGGTATTCTGCAAACGCTTGTGACTGTCAGCGGTCGGGGCAGCGAAGAGCACAACCAGCGTATTTTTACTGAACCCGAAATCAGGCACGCGGCT
The sequence above is a segment of the Turneriella parva DSM 21527 genome. Coding sequences within it:
- a CDS encoding class I SAM-dependent methyltransferase — its product is MADIDYAAWFRFALNSIGRPGKHHILELFAGHAPMAPIAMAYGHVNLALDIEPKMLEHATGARAAANALFLPLADGIFDLALATNASINYLPENAALAHHLSEIGRVLKPGAVYVFDCCTPGRAETLHLRSMRSATGEVEFSHQYDRVKGILQTLVTVSGRGSEEHNQRIFTEPEIRHAAKAVGLKAEQTVANYGLPVGTGVEPIVTWVLRRA